The Aeromonas veronii genome includes the window CTGTATCCTGATCCCCATCGTTTTGTACCACCTGATAGGTGAAAACATCCGATTTCCCTTGGTTGGCAAGGTTAGAGTTCGGGGTATAGGTGTAAGAACCATCGCTCTGGATTTGGAGTGACCCATAGAGACCGGTCACCGTCTGACTGGTTGTCACCGACACATAGCTGCTGCCATTCCAGATCTTGAGTACCGAATTTTCACTGCCAAGGGAATCGGTCGCTCCCCAGGGATCACTGCTCATGAGGTTGTGATTAGGATCCGTCAACACATTGCCCTGTGCCACCATGATGGCAATTGCAGCTGTGGCGGCAGCAGTGACGTTGAGTTTGATGTTATCCAGTTGCAATGTTGAATCGCTGTTACCACCACCGTCATTGACGGAGAAATAGACTCGATAACGTGCATTCGCATCCAGCGTTGCCGTGGTGACCGTGGTCATTGCACCGGGATCACTGGACAGGATGCCACTCAGGCCAGCTCCGGAGAGCGAGATCCAGTTAGTGCCATCAAACTTGTACAGATTCCATGCCACGGTATCATTGCCATTCACATTGCTTCTGTCGTACTGGAAGCTCAACGTCGTCGCCAGCGCCGTGGTGGCAAATTCCGGTGTGACCAGTTGTGCCGCCCCAACCCCATCGTCATTGGAGTCCACCAGTGACAGCGAACCGTTGCTGACACCGCCATCCAGAGTTGTGCCGTTCAATGTGCTGACAACCCATTTGTCTCCATTACTGGCCACGGCTGTGGCAATCGAGTTATTTCCCAGATCGATCACACTGATGCCTGTGCCGTTGGTGTCATAGACCCAGGGGTTGTAGCCTGCACCGCTATTCGCGCTGTTACTGGTACTGCCAAAATCAGCCAGTGTGGTGGGAGTTGTCGCCCCAGGTACCATGACCTGATACACCAGTGCATCATTGCTATTGTCATAGACAATGACCTCACTAGAATCCGTCGTGATCAGATTCAACACGCCGGTTTTCACATCCCCATCGGCATCACTGATGGTGTAGCGGAACGTTTCGGTATAGTCATTGGCCACATCCAGCGACAAGCTGTAGCTATAAGCACCCGTCAACAGATTGACTGAGAGAGTCCCACCACCATGGGTTGGAATCGTCAGCACATGGGTTGTGGCGTTATAGCCGGAGTAGGCGGTGGTATAAATCACGTCCGGTGTGGCCGGATTGCCATCGGCATCGTGCGAGATGCTGGTGATGGGCAAAGCCGCAGGACCATCGGCACCAAACACGACGCCCGCATCTACCAACAGATTTCCTGTTGTTGGAACCTGTACAGTTCCCGACAGCGTGCTGGCTAATTGACTCAGGTCCGTCACAATAATGGCTGGCTGTTCAGTCCCAGTCGCACCATTGTAAGAGATGGGCTCCAAGGCTGGAGCAGTAGCTCCCGTTCCCATACCCAACGCATAGGACTTGATATCATTGTTGGTCAGGAATGTTTGCCAAGCAGACTGCTCGGCAGCATTGATACCACTGCTACCCGTCCCTGCAACCCCAGACCAGTTAGTGCTCTCCGTTGGCTCACCATCTGAGAGGAAGTACAGTACGCTTTGCCCACCGATGATCTTTCCAGCTGAGTTGTAGGCCGACATGGCTTTTATCAATGCGTCGTCATAGTCAGTACCGCCATTGCCAAGTGTATCGGTAATGGAGTTGATGACATTGAGCGCCTGGGTCGCAGTCAACCAGATATCTCCAGAACCAAGGAAATTGGTCGTTGCAGTGCTGGCAAACCCAACCAGCCTTACCATGACGTTCCCTACATCATCGTAGTCATTGATAAGCTGCAAAATGGATGCTCTAGCAATAGCCATTCGAGTAGCGTATCCAGCAACGCCTGAGGGTTCATCCATACTGCCCGAGGTATCCAGGATGATCATCAGATTGGTCCCCGGATTCGAGAACTCCTCGATCCTCGTATTGATATCGGCAGGTTGAACCGGTACGTCATCGACAATCTGCACGCTCAGGGTACTGCTCGCCGCATCGTTGTCGCTGTCCACCAAAGTCACGGTGAAGTCTTCATACAGGCTGTTGTTGCCACCCGCCGTCGGGTGCGCCTCGTTGTCCAACAAGGTGTAGCTGTAGCTCACCAGCCCCGTCGCCGGGTCGTACGCCGTTACCTTGAGGGTATTGCCCAGCGGCGTCGTCACGCTCTGCGGGAAGCTCGCCACCACCCCGTTGTTGACGATAAGCAGACTCCCCACGCTCAGGGTCTTCACCCCGTCCGGCGCGCTGATATTGAAGTTGCCGGTGACAGTGGTCGACTCTTTGCTGCTGTCCGACCCCGCTGATTCCCCCGCTCCCCGGGTGGACAGCAGGTCATCCTCGTACACGATGGCATCCCCGCCCTGTGCCTTGGGTGTCAGGTTGGTGATGGTCACCCCGTCATCGTCGTTCTTGATGCTCAGGGTCAGGGTCGCCGTGCTCACATCACCGTCCGCATCGGTCAGGGTGTAGGTGAACACTTCACTACCCACACTGCCCCCGGTCAGCGCCTTGAAGTCCACGTCGCCCGGATTGAGGGTGTAGGTATAAGTGCCGTTGGCATTGAGCACCAGGCTGCCATAGGTACCGCTCAGGGTACCGCCGGTCACCGCCGCACCATCTGCCCCTTGCACGTCGTTGGTGATGACGTTGCCGGTCAGCGTCAGGTTGCTCTCGCTCGCGGTGTTCGGGTTGCTGTCGTTCACCGCAGTCGGGACGTCATCGACAATCTGCACGCTCAGGGTGCTGCTCGCCGCATCATTGTCACTGTCCACCAGGGTCACGGTGAAGTCTTCATACAGGCTGTTGGTGCTATTGGCCGTCGGGTGCGCCTCGTTGTCCAACAAGGTGTAGCTGTAGCTCACCAGCCCCGTCGCCGGGTCGTACGCCGTTACCTTGAGGGTATTGCCCAGCGGCGTCGTCACGCTCTGCGGGAAGCTCGCCACCACCCCGTTGTTGACGATAAGCAGACTCCCCACGCTCAGGGTCTTCACCCCGTCCGGCGCGCTGATATTGAAGTTGCCGGTGACAGTGGTCGACTCTTTGCTGCTGTCCGACCCCGCTGATTCCCCCGCTCCCCGGGTGGACAGCAGGTCATCCTCGTACACGATGGCATCCCCGCCCTGTGCCTTGGGTGTCAGGTTGGTGATGGTCACCCCGTCATCGTCGTTCTTGATGCTCAGGGTCAGGGTCGCCGTGCTCACATCACCGTCCGCATCGGTCAGGGTGTAGGTGAACACTTCACTACCCACACTGCCCCCGGTCAGCGCCTTGAAGTCCACGTCGCCCGGATTGAGGGTGTAGGTATAAGTGCCGTTGGCATTGAGCACCAGGCTGCCATAGGTACCGCTCAGGGTACCGCCGGTCACCGCCGCACCATCTGCCCCTTGCACGTCGTTGGTGATGACGTTGCCGGTCAGCGTCAGGTTGCTCTCGCTCGCGGTGTTCGGGTTGCTGTCGTTCACCGCAGTCGGGACGTCATCGACAATCTGCACGCTCAGGGTGCTGCTCGCCGCATCATTGTCACTGTCCACCAGGGTCACGGTGAAGTCTTCATACAGGCTGTTGGTGCTATTGGCCGTCGGGTGCGCCTCGTTGTCCAACAAGGTGTAGCTGTAGCTCACCAGCCCCGTCGCCGGGTCGTACGCCGTTACCTTGAGGGTATTGCCCAGCGGCGTCGTCACGCTCTGCGGGAAGCTCGCCACCACCCCGTTGTTGACGATAAGCAGACTCCCCACGCTCAGGGTCTTCACCCCGTCCGGCGCGCTGATATTGAAGTTGCCGGTGACAGTGGTCGACTCTTTGCTGCTGTCCGACCCCGCTGATTCCCCCGCTCCCCGGGTGGACAGCAGGTCATCCTCGTACACGATGGCATCCCCGCCCTGTGCCTTGGGTGTCAGGTTGGTGATGGTCACCCCGTCATCGTCGTTCTTGATGCTCAGGGTCAGGGTCGCCGTGCTCACATCACCGTCCGCATCGGTCAGGGTGTAGGTGAACACTTCACTACCCACACTGCCCCCGGTCAGCGCCTTGAAGTCCACGTCGCCCGGATTGAGGGTGTAGGTATAAGTGCCGTTGGCATTGAGCACCAGGCTGCCATAGGTACCGCTCAGGGTACCGCCGGTCACCGCCGCACCATCTGCCCCTTGCACGTCGTTGGTGATGACGTTGCCGGTCAGCGTCAGGTTGCTCTCGCTCGCGGTGTTCGGGTTGCTGTCGTTCACCGCAGTCGGGACGTCATCGACAATCTGCACGCTCAGGGTGCTGCTCGCCGCATCATTGTCACTGTCCACCAGGGTCACGGTGAAGTCTTCATACAGGCTGTTGGTGCTATTGGCCGTCGGGTGCGCCTCGTTGTCCAACAAGGTGTAGCTGTAGCTCACCAGCCCCGTCGCCGGGTCGTACGCCGTTACCTTGAGGGTATTGCCCAGCGGCGTCGTCACGCTCTGCGGGAAGCTCGCCACCACCCCGTTGTTGACGATAAGCAGACTCCCCACGCTCAGGGTCTTCACCCCGTCCGGCGCGCTGATATTGAAGTTGCCGGTGACAGTGGTCGACTCTTTGCTGCTGTCCGACCCCGCTGATTCCCCCGCTCCCCGGGTGGACAGCAGGTCATCCTCGTACACGATGGCATCCCCGCCCTGTGCCTTGGGTGTCAGGTTGGTGATGGTCACCCCGTCATCGTCGTTCTTGATGCTCAGGGTCAGGGTCGCCGTGCTCACATCACCGTCCGCATCGGTCAGGGTGTAGGTGAACACTTCACTACCCACACTGCCCCCGGTCAGCGCCTTGAAGTCCACGTCGCCCGGATTGAGGGTGTAGGTATAAGTGCCGTTGGCATTGAGCACCAGGCTGCCATAGGTACCGCTCAGGGTACCGCCGGTCACCGCCGCACCATCTGCCCCTTGCACGTCGTTGGTGATGACGTTGCCGGTCAGCGTCAGGTTGCTCTCGCTCGCAGTGTTCGGGTTGCTGTCGCTCATCGCCGTCGGCGTGTCATCCACGATGCGCACTATCAGCTGGTCACTCGCCGTGGTACCACCCACCCCGTTCACCGTGATGGTCACGCTGTCGTCAAATTCAGTACCCGTCGCGCCCAGCTTGCTGTCATTGTCGATGGTCGCGCTCAGGGTGTAGCTGTAGTTCACCGTCCCACCACTGGCGGTACCGCTGTAGCTCAGCAGAGTCAGTATCCCTTCCCCGGTATTCACGCTCTGACTGCCGTTGAAGCCTTGCAGTTGCGCCAGGGTATAGGTCGTTCCGCCTATCACCACGTTCAAGATACCGTCCGAGGCCGACACCGTGAAGCTGCCTGGCACCGTTTCGGTAGTGGCCGCCGCATTGGAGCCGTTCGGATTGAGACCAGACTCGTACACCAGATGGTCCGGACCGGTCGCTGCCACCGTTACCACGGTAGAGGTATCGTTCGCCCCCTTGACCGTGATGGTCAGCTTGGCAGTGCTCTCGTCCCCATCCGCATCCTTCATGGTGTACCAGACGTCGTAGCTCTGGTTGAACCCCGCCCCCAGCGCCTGGGTAGCCGGGCGGCTGTTGTCCAGCACGTAGGTCCAGCTGCCATCACCGTTTTGCACGAAGCTGCCATAGGTATTCAGGGAGGCTACTGCCGAGCTGTTGTTGTGACCGGTCGCACTCCAGCCCACGAAGGCAGCCGGGGTATCCGCACCGGAGGCATCGTTGCTCAGTACGTTGCCGCCCAGGCTGCCCGCTACGTCTTCGGTGACAGTGCCGCCGTTTTCATCGTTTGCTTTGGGCACGTCATCTTCCACATGGATGAGGAAGCTGCCAGCCAGGGTGCCACTGCCGCCTGTCGCCTTCAGGATGCTGGTAAAATCCAGGGTCAGCAGTTCGCTGTCATCGCCGTTACCCAGCGGATGATCCAGCGATTTGACCAGGTTGAACTGATAGCTGCCATTTGAACCAACCTGGAGCGTGAAGACTGTCGCCCCATTGGCGGTGGCAGTCAGGGTGTCGCCGACAACCGTATAGACCAATGCTACGCCACCAGAGCTGGCCGCAGTCACGCCGCTGGTGTTGGTGTTGAGGCTGATGGTGGCGGAGTTGTCCGGACCGACGATCAGCGGCGCAACACTGCCGCTGATACTGTTGGTGACGCCATCGTTGTCGGTGATGCCTGTGGGCAGCTCATCCTCATCCACATAGCCTTCCACCGACCCCACATCCTCGACATAGAGGTGCAGGGTTGCGGTGGCCGGATCGCCATCCTTGTCGATGATGGTGTATTGGAAGTCCTCGGTCAGATCGCCATTCACATTGGCGGGAGCCTGATAGCTCCATGCACCGGTGGAGAAGTTGAAACTCAACTTGCCACCCGCGGGAGTGGTCACGGCAGTCAGTTGCTGATCGCCGTCGAGCACACCATCCCAGCTGTAGGTGATCGCCCCAATCTTGATGGACTGGATATAACCCGGGCCATCGGCACCATAGGCATCATCATCCCCACCGCCAACCACATTGTTGGAGCCATTGAGCACGTTGCCCTGTACCAGACCACCAATCACCTGATTAAGCAGGGTATCGACCAGATCACCGAAATCGTTCACCCGCAACGGGGTATTGTTCGGACCTGCATCGAGGTCCACATCCTGTAGGCGGGTATCGTTTATTCCGTCGCCGATACCGATAGTGGTGACAGTGATACCTTTGCTGTCGACGAAGGTGTTCCAGTCATTCGCAGTGCTAGGTTGTAACGAGTTACCTGGCACATTCCCCTCATTAGGATTGCCATCACTGATGAAGACCACTTGATTATTCCACCCCGGAAGCGGGGTATAAGAGTCCATAGTCTGTTCGATGGCGTCGGTGAAGTTGGTATTGCTGTTAAGCGGTCGCGTACCGCCTTCTTGCGGGTTCAGCGAGTTCACCAAATTTGTAAACGCCGTGACATTGTCGACAACAGGGTAACCAATAGAATCACTGGCGAAGGCCACTATCTGGATCTTGACCTGACCACCCGAGGTGTTGAACAGGGTCTGCCCGGCGGTACGCACCGCATCGAGCATGGCGTTCAGTTCGTTGTTATCTATGCTGCCGCTGAAATCGAGTACAAACACCATGTTGATGTTCTGGGACTGCCCCGCAAGCACGGTGGCATAGTCATCTTGGGCCACCGGAATATCATCCTGCACATCGACAACAAAGGCGCCTTTGCCAAAACCGGATAACTTGTCGCCATCCCCATCGGTCGCAACCAGCACCCCGGAGAAATCGATGGGCACGGGCAGCAGTTCATTGTCGCCGTTGGGCAACCCTTCCTTGACGGGGTGATCCAGCGGTCCCTTCAGGGTGAAGGTGTAATCGCCATCGGCGGCCACCGCCAGGGTGAAGATAACCGTCCCCCCGGCCGAGGCCGTCAGCACATTGCCCACGACGTTGTAACTCAGCGCCATGCCACCGCTGCTCAATCCTTGCGCGGTCAGGGAGCTGACATTGTTGGAGAGGCTGAATGCACCGGGGCCGTCTGCCCCGAAGTTCACCAGGGTATTGAGGGAACCCGTAGTATCACTGGCCGTGGTGGTCTGCCCGGCATTTTCATGATTGCCCTCGTGGGGCGCGCCGCCAGCCAGCGTCAGCGCATCTTCCTGTACCTGTACTCTGATGCCACCACCTTGCAGGTCCCGCAACTGCGGACCATCGTCCTCGAAGCTGAACACCTTACCGGCCCCCAGATCCAGGCTGGCCTTGGCGCTGTCGCCATCGGCATCGGTTACCGTTTGCTCCAGCGTCAGGATACCGCTCTTGAGCGCCAGGCTGACGCTGTCATCCGAACTGGTGGTGTTGCCGTGCCAGACGTTGTCCAGCAAGGTCAAGGTCACGGCACCCGTGACAGGATCGACGGTCAGGGTGAAGTAGTTCACTCCGTTGGCACTGCCGGTGATGACGTTGCCAGACTGGTTCAGCAGGATCTGTGCCCCCTGACCGTTGGCGGCAGAGGGATTAACTGCATAGAGGCCACTCGCCACGTTGCTGCCACTGAGTACCAGGTTGTAGCCGACGCTGCCGGCACCATCGGCACCAAACACATGACTGAACTGACCTTGCACTGCGGTTGCGGTCAGGGTAGCACTCGCGATGCCGTCACTATCCGCGCCGCCCAGGGCGGGCAAGCTTTCATCCACTGTCGCCAACAGGCGTGGGGCCCCCTCTGTCAGACAAACGGTCGGGCCGTCATCCTCGAAGCTGAACACGCCACCGGCCCCCAGATCCACGCTAGCTTTTGCACTGTCACCATCGGCATCAGTCACGGTCTGCACCAGGGTCAGGATGCCACTCTTGAGGGTCAGGCTGACACTGTCGTCGGGATCGCTGGTATTGCCGTGCCAGACGTTGTCCAGCAGTTTCAGAGTCACTTCGCCGTTGGCGGGATTGATGGTCAGGGTGAAATAGTCCACGCCGTTGGCATTGCCGGTGATGACATTGCCAGACTGGTTCAGCAGGATCTGAGCCCCCTGACCGTTGGCGGCAGAGGAGTTGACTGCATAAAGGCCACTCGCCACATTGCTGCCACTGAGCGCCAGGCTATAGCCGATACTACCAGCACCATCGGCACCAAAGGCATGGCTGAACTGAGCTTGCACCGTCGCGGCTGCCAGAGTCGCACTGACAATGCCGTCGTTGTATGCACCGCCCAGGTTCGACAGGCTCTCATCGACCTTCACGACCCCGAGGCTTGGCCCCTCGGCAGCCAGGCAGACGGTCGGACCGTCATCCTCGAATTGGAAGGTGCCATTCACACCCAGATCCACGCTGGCCTTGGCGCTGTCGCCATCGGCATCGGTGACTGTCTGTACCAGGGTCAAGACACCGCTCTCCAGGGTCAGGCTGACACTGTCATCGGGATTGCTGGTGTTGCCGTGCCAGACGTTGTCCAGCAATTTCAGAGTCACGGCACCGCTGGCGGGATCGATCGTGAGGGTGAAATAGCTCACCCCGTTGGCACTGCCGGTGATGACGTTGCCTACTTGGTTCAGCAGGATCTGGGCCCCCTGGCCGTTGACGGCAGAGGGATCGACTGCATAGAGGCCGCTCGCCACGTTGCTGCCACTGAGCGCCAGGCTGTAGCCGATATGACCGGCGCCATCGGCACCGAAGGCATGGCTGAACTGTGCTTGCACCGTCACGGCTGCCAGAGTCGCGCTCACAACGCCATCGTTGTATGCACCGCCCAGGGCCGGCAGGCTCTCGTCCACCTTGACAGTCCCAAGGCTCGGGGCTTCGTCAACCTGGCAGACTGTCGGGCCGTCATCCTCGAAGCGGAAGGTGCCATTCACACCCAGATCCAGGCTGGCCTTGGCACTGTCGCCATCGGCGTCGGTGACTGTCTGCACCAGGGTCAGCACACCGCTCTCTAGGGTCAAACTGACGCTGTCATCCGGGTTGCTGGTGTTGCCGTGCCAGACATTGTCCAGCAGCTTCAGGGTCACGGCGCCGCTGGCCGGATCGATCGTCAGGGTGAAATAGCTCACCCCGTTGGCGCTACCGGTGATGACGTTGCCTACTTGGTTCAGCAGGATCTGAGCCCCCTGACCGTTAGTAACAGAAGGATCGACTGCATAGAGGCCGCTCGCCACGTCGCTGCCACTGAGGGACAGGCTGTAGCCGATACTGCCAGCTCCATCAGCGCCGAATGCCGCATTGAACTGTCCCTGCACGGCGGCCGCCGCCAGGGTCGCGCTGGCCACGCCATCGCTGTATACACCGCCCAAGGCAGGCAGGCTCTCATCCACGGTGACAGAGCCCAGACGCGGGGCCTCGCTAGCCGGCCCTGTGGTCGGGCCATCATCTTCGAAACGGAAGGTACCGTTGGCCCCCAGATCCAGACTGGCCTTGGCGCTGTCGCCATCGGCATCGGTGACCGTCTGCACCAGGGTCAGGATACCGCTCTCCAGGGTCAGGCTGACGCTGTCGTCATGATTGCCGGTATCGCCATGCCAGATGTTATCCAGCAAATTCAGGGTCACGGCACCACTGGCCGGATCGATGGTGAGGGTGAAATAGCTCACCCCGTTGGCACTGCCGGTGATGACATTCCCCACCTGATTGAGCAGGATCTGGGCACCCTGGCCATTGGCGGCAGAGGGGTCAACGGCATAGAGGCCGCTGGCTACGTTGCCGCCATTGAGCATCAAGCTGTAGCGTACGCTGCCAGCCCCATCGGCGCCGAAGACATGACTGAACTGGGACTGCACGGCCGCCCCCGTCAGGGTCGCACTGGCAATACCGTCGTTGCCGGCACCACCCAGTGCAGGCAGGCTTTCATCGACCGTCACGAGTCCGGGGCGCTGGAACTCGGGGGCCAGACCGGACGTCGGGCCATCGTCTTCAAAGCGGAACACGCCACTCGCCCCCAGATCCAGGCTGGCCTTGGCGCTGTCACCATCGGAGTCGGTCACCGTCTGCACCAGTGTCAAGATGCCACTGCCGAGGGTCAGGCTGACGCTGTCATCATTGCTGCTGGTATCCCCTTGCCAGATATTGTCCAGCAGGGTCAGGGTCACGGCGCCAGTGGCAGGGTTGATGGTCAGGGTGAAATAACTCACCCCGTTGGCGCTGCCAGTGATGACATTGCCGACCTGGTTGAGCACGATTTGGGTACCCTGACCATTGGCAGCTTGCGGATCGACCGCATAGAGACCACTCGCTACATTGTTGCCACCAAGAGAGAGGCTGTAGCCGATACTGCCCGCCCCGTCAGCCCCGAAGGCATGGCTAAACTGGGCCTGCACCACTGAGGCCGCCAGCGTCACACTGGCAACGCCGTCGTTGTCCGCACCGCCCAGTTGCGGCAGGCTCTCGTCCACGCTGAGCACACCCAGCTCGGCAGAACCTGGCACCACAGACACGCTCGGCACGTCATCGAGGATCACCACATCCAGGCTGGCGCTGGTACTGTCACCGTCGCTGTCTGTCAACACGACACCGAAGCTCTCGGTCAGCGCCGTGTCATTGGCTGGCTGGGTGTGAGACTCATTGTCGCTCAGGGTATAGCTGTAGTTGACGCTACCGACACCGGTCACCGGGTTGTAACTGATACCGGTCACCAGCAACTGGTTGCCCAGCGGGCTTGGGATGGTCTGCGGGAAACTGGTGATGACCTGACCATTGCTGATGAGCGTCACCCCACCCAGGGTCAGGCTCTGGATCCCGTCGGCCGCATTGAAGGTAAAGGTACCGCCCTTGGTCAAAGCCGCGGCATCCGGTGCACTGCCATCGGCCAGGGCGGCTTCATTGAGGAGAAGCTCGCCCCCCTCCACCGCCAACCCGCCGAGAGAGACCCCTTCATCTACCGGAGTGATGGTGATGATCAGTGTCGAAGGATTGGTATCGGCCCCATCCGTGACGATGTAATCGGCCGGGGGAACCGGGCCCGTATAGTTGAGGGCCGGAGTGAAGGTATAGGTCCCATCGGCATTGATGATCAGCGTGCCTATCCCGTCCAGCGTGGTTGCCACCCCGGCTGGCACGCCGATGTTGTTGCCCCAGCTGTAGGTGAGGATCGACACCCCAAAGGGACCATCAGGGTTGGTGCTGTTGGCAAGCAGGTCGCCGCTGACGGACTGATCTTCCTGCGTCACGGCGAACTCATCCAGATCGTCGAGTTGGTTGTCAGGCAGCAGATCATCTGCTTGTACCGGA containing:
- a CDS encoding retention module-containing protein, encoding MRTQIIDKAVVVSSVEGNVQILLADGSSRPLQPGEILQPGAKLNIADDAKLMLAPYDDGPNVAPEAPAPTDAPAQGDPSSSAENKDVSPEIAALQKSILEGVDPTKNFEAAAAGGAPAAGGGGGGIGGVAGASGNGGFVVIDRIGDATIASAGFDTSHDAAAGQNPVQADDLLPDNQLDDLDEFAVTQEDQSVSGDLLANSTNPDGPFGVSILTYSWGNNIGVPAGVATTLDGIGTLIINADGTYTFTPALNYTGPVPPADYIVTDGADTNPSTLIITITPVDEGVSLGGLAVEGGELLLNEAALADGSAPDAAALTKGGTFTFNAADGIQSLTLGGVTLISNGQVITSFPQTIPSPLGNQLLVTGISYNPVTGVGSVNYSYTLSDNESHTQPANDTALTESFGVVLTDSDGDSTSASLDVVILDDVPSVSVVPGSAELGVLSVDESLPQLGGADNDGVASVTLAASVVQAQFSHAFGADGAGSIGYSLSLGGNNVASGLYAVDPQAANGQGTQIVLNQVGNVITGSANGVSYFTLTINPATGAVTLTLLDNIWQGDTSSNDDSVSLTLGSGILTLVQTVTDSDGDSAKASLDLGASGVFRFEDDGPTSGLAPEFQRPGLVTVDESLPALGGAGNDGIASATLTGAAVQSQFSHVFGADGAGSVRYSLMLNGGNVASGLYAVDPSAANGQGAQILLNQVGNVITGSANGVSYFTLTIDPASGAVTLNLLDNIWHGDTGNHDDSVSLTLESGILTLVQTVTDADGDSAKASLDLGANGTFRFEDDGPTTGPASEAPRLGSVTVDESLPALGGVYSDGVASATLAAAAVQGQFNAAFGADGAGSIGYSLSLSGSDVASGLYAVDPSVTNGQGAQILLNQVGNVITGSANGVSYFTLTIDPASGAVTLKLLDNVWHGNTSNPDDSVSLTLESGVLTLVQTVTDADGDSAKASLDLGVNGTFRFEDDGPTVCQVDEAPSLGTVKVDESLPALGGAYNDGVVSATLAAVTVQAQFSHAFGADGAGHIGYSLALSGSNVASGLYAVDPSAVNGQGAQILLNQVGNVITGSANGVSYFTLTIDPASGAVTLKLLDNVWHGNTSNPDDSVSLTLESGVLTLVQTVTDADGDSAKASVDLGVNGTFQFEDDGPTVCLAAEGPSLGVVKVDESLSNLGGAYNDGIVSATLAAATVQAQFSHAFGADGAGSIGYSLALSGSNVASGLYAVNSSAANGQGAQILLNQSGNVITGNANGVDYFTLTINPANGEVTLKLLDNVWHGNTSDPDDSVSLTLKSGILTLVQTVTDADGDSAKASVDLGAGGVFSFEDDGPTVCLTEGAPRLLATVDESLPALGGADSDGIASATLTATAVQGQFSHVFGADGAGSVGYNLVLSGSNVASGLYAVNPSAANGQGAQILLNQSGNVITGSANGVNYFTLTVDPVTGAVTLTLLDNVWHGNTTSSDDSVSLALKSGILTLEQTVTDADGDSAKASLDLGAGKVFSFEDDGPQLRDLQGGGIRVQVQEDALTLAGGAPHEGNHENAGQTTTASDTTGSLNTLVNFGADGPGAFSLSNNVSSLTAQGLSSGGMALSYNVVGNVLTASAGGTVIFTLAVAADGDYTFTLKGPLDHPVKEGLPNGDNELLPVPIDFSGVLVATDGDGDKLSGFGKGAFVVDVQDDIPVAQDDYATVLAGQSQNINMVFVLDFSGSIDNNELNAMLDAVRTAGQTLFNTSGGQVKIQIVAFASDSIGYPVVDNVTAFTNLVNSLNPQEGGTRPLNSNTNFTDAIEQTMDSYTPLPGWNNQVVFISDGNPNEGNVPGNSLQPSTANDWNTFVDSKGITVTTIGIGDGINDTRLQDVDLDAGPNNTPLRVNDFGDLVDTLLNQVIGGLVQGNVLNGSNNVVGGGDDDAYGADGPGYIQSIKIGAITYSWDGVLDGDQQLTAVTTPAGGKLSFNFSTGAWSYQAPANVNGDLTEDFQYTIIDKDGDPATATLHLYVEDVGSVEGYVDEDELPTGITDNDGVTNSISGSVAPLIVGPDNSATISLNTNTSGVTAASSGGVALVYTVVGDTLTATANGATVFTLQVGSNGSYQFNLVKSLDHPLGNGDDSELLTLDFTSILKATGGSGTLAGSFLIHVEDDVPKANDENGGTVTEDVAGSLGGNVLSNDASGADTPAAFVGWSATGHNNSSAVASLNTYGSFVQNGDGSWTYVLDNSRPATQALGAGFNQSYDVWYTMKDADGDESTAKLTITVKGANDTSTVVTVAATGPDHLVYESGLNPNGSNAAATTETVPGSFTVSASDGILNVVIGGTTYTLAQLQGFNGSQSVNTGEGILTLLSYSGTASGGTVNYSYTLSATIDNDSKLGATGTEFDDSVTITVNGVGGTTASDQLIVRIVDDTPTAMSDSNPNTASESNLTLTGNVITNDVQGADGAAVTGGTLSGTYGSLVLNANGTYTYTLNPGDVDFKALTGGSVGSEVFTYTLTDADGDVSTATLTLSIKNDDDGVTITNLTPKAQGGDAIVYEDDLLSTRGAGESAGSDSSKESTTVTGNFNISAPDGVKTLSVGSLLIVNNGVVASFPQSVTTPLGNTLKVTAYDPATGLVSYSYTLLDNEAHPTANSTNSLYEDFTVTLVDSDNDAASSTLSVQIVDDVPTAVNDSNPNTASESNLTLTGNVITNDVQGADGAAVTGGTLSGTYGSLVLNANGTYTYTLNPGDVDFKALTGGSVGSEVFTYTLTDADGDVSTATLTLSIKNDDDGVTITNLTPKAQGGDAIVYEDDLLSTRGAGESAGSDSSKESTTVTGNFNISAPDGVKTLSVGSLLIVNNGVVASFPQSVTTPLGNTLKVTAYDPATGLVSYSYTLLDNEAHPTANSTNSLYEDFTVTLVDSDNDAASSTLSVQIVDDVPTAVNDSNPNTASESNLTLTGNVITNDVQGADGAAVTGGTLSGTYGSLVLNANGTYTYTLNPGDVDFKALTGGSVGSEVFTYTLTDADGDVSTATLTLSIKNDDDGVTITNLTPKAQGGDAIVYEDDLLSTRGAGESAGSDSSKESTTVTGNFNISAPDGVKTLSVGSLLIVNNGVVASFPQSVTTPLGNTLKVTAYDPATGLVSYSYTLLDNEAHPTANSTNSLYEDFTVTLVDSDNDAASSTLSVQIVDDVPTAVNDSNPNTASESNLTLTGNVITNDVQGADGAAVTGGTLSGTYGSLVLNANGTYTYTLNPGDVDFKALTGGSVGSEVFTYTLTDADGDVSTATLTLSIKNDDDGVTITNLTPKAQGGDAIVYEDDLLSTRGAGESAGSDSSKESTTVTGNFNISAPDGVKTLSVGSLLIVNNGVVASFPQSVTTPLGNTLKVTAYDPATGLVSYSYTLLDNEAHPTAGGNNSLYEDFTVTLVDSDNDAASSTLSVQIVDDVPVQPADINTRIEEFSNPGTNLMIILDTSGSMDEPSGVAGYATRMAIARASILQLINDYDDVGNVMVRLVGFASTATTNFLGSGDIWLTATQALNVINSITDTLGNGGTDYDDALIKAMSAYNSAGKIIGGQSVLYFLSDGEPTESTNWSGVAGTGSSGINAAEQSAWQTFLTNNDIKSYALGMGTGATAPALEPISYNGATGTEQPAIIVTDLSQLASTLSGTVQVPTTGNLLVDAGVVFGADGPAALPITSISHDADGNPATPDVIYTTAYSGYNATTHVLTIPTHGGGTLSVNLLTGAYSYSLSLDVANDYTETFRYTISDADGDVKTGVLNLITTDSSEVIVYDNSNDALVYQVMVPGATTPTTLADFGSTSNSANSGAGYNPWVYDTNGTGISVIDLGNNSIATAVASNGDKWVVSTLNGTTLDGGVSNGSLSLVDSNDDGVGAAQLVTPEFATTALATTLSFQYDRSNVNGNDTVAWNLYKFDGTNWISLSGAGLSGILSSDPGAMTTVTTATLDANARYRVYFSVNDGGGNSDSTLQLDNIKLNVTAAATAAIAIMVAQGNVLTDPNHNLMSSDPWGATDSLGSENSVLKIWNGSSYVSVTTSQTVTGLYGSLQIQSDGSYTYTPNSNLANQGKSDVFTYQVVQNDGDQDTAQLTINIGATAATVPTPIEGTSGDNTLNGTVVDDVLLGHDGNDIIHGNGGNDHIEGGAGNDTLYGDSGNDVLLGGLGTDILDGGIGDDTLLGGLGADTLTGGAGKDTFKWLAGDADGSTDKITDFTLGTGSSGDVLDLSQLLDNVPASANNSALASALNSYLTFDTVNNKLTIDTNGSAAGGGQLTVQFQGGPDLTHGGSTLTNQDIIKQLLDDGNLKVDQHP